The Actinomycetes bacterium sequence CGGTAGTTTGTTGACTACGGGCACAGGTAGAGGTGCAGCGGCTGTCCGGCACCAACCGCGTCAAGCAGCATCCCGAGCTGGGCCGGCGGGAGCGTACCCGACCACGCCCGCCACCAGCGCCCGAGCACGACCCACGGGGTCAACCAGGCGCGGACCCGGCGCAGCGTCACCGGCCAGGCCACCACCGTGGCGGGCCTGCTCGGGGTGCTGGCCGGTCCTGTCCCCCCACACGGCCGCCTCATCGGCGGCCTGCTCGTCTGGCGGTCGCAGTGGTGGGGGATGCTCGGCGAACCAGGCCTGCCAGCAGAACGAGAACGCGCAGCAGACCAGCTGCCAGTGCCGCCGGATCGCCCGGTCACTGCGGACCTGGAAGTCGGCCCAGCCGAGCTCCCCCTTGACCTGCTTGTAGCTTTGTTCGACCCAGTTGCGCAGGCTGTACAGGCGCACGACCTCGGCCAGGTCGGCCGGCGCGAACGGTGCGCGCGCCCGGCCATGACGGCGGGGGTGGGGCAGGTTGGTGACCAGGTACCAGGTGGTCAGCTTCGGCAGCGTCGCCGGGTCGGTGGTCGCCACGACGAGGCGGATGCGCCGGTCCGGGCCCCAGCCAGCCGCTGGCAGGGGGACGTCGGCCGCCCACCAGGTCTGGGTGTGGCCGTCGCGGAAGCGGCGCACGACCGGGGTCCAGTCCCCGGGCTGCTCGGGGCTGGTCCAGGCGAGCTCGGCGGCCGCCTCGCGGGGGGTGTGCACCGCCTCAGCCGGCGCCCACACCCCTTTGCGGGGCTTGACCGCCAGCACGTAGGCGACCGTGGCCGCCCCGAGCGCCTCGGTGAAGCCGGCGTTGTCGCCGTAGAAGCAGTCCGCCACGACCGCGCGGAACCCGATCTGGGCCTCGCGGGCGGCCTCGACGAGGTCGGCGGCCAGCTGCGGCTTGGTTCGAAACGCCGGGTCGCGCTTGCCCTTGGGGAGCCGGCAGGCCGGGGTGTAGGGCACGGTATGGACCGGCCAGTAGACGCGCTCGTCGGCCCACAGGCTGGTGACCGCCACGATGCCGTTGTCGGTCTTGCCGACCGAGCCGAGGTACTGGCGGGCCACGTGGGCGGTCTTGGTGCCGGCCTTGCGGTCGCCGGTGTCGTCGATGACCAGCACGCCCTGGTCGTGTGGCGCGGTCGCCGGGTCGCCCAGTAGCAGTTCGATCCGACGCTGGTTGACCTGGTCGGCATCCCAGGTCGACTCGGTGAGGAACCACTGCAGGCCCTGCACGGCGGGGTGCCGGGCGCCGACGACCGGCTCGGCGCCGGCCAGCGCGGTGAGGGTCTTGTTGCGGTCGCGGGGCAGCAGCAGCCCTTGCAGGTAGGCGCGGAAGCCGCGGCGTTGGGCGAGCCGGGCGAACAGGGGGTCGAACTGGGCGGCGTAGTCCTCGAGTGGGCCGGGTGCGGGTGGGCAGGGCAGCCGGTTGGGCATCGCGACCACCTCACTGGCGACGTTGCTCCTCAACCCATTGTTCCCCACAAACCAGCCCAACTCAACAAACCACCGTTATATGCCTGGGGAGAGGGCAGCGCTGGCGCTATCGGTGGCGATGGCGCGAAACTGACCTCTGCAAAGCGGGAACGGACTCTTTGCTCTTGTTTCGAGTGAAGAGCGAAGCTCCGACGAACGGCCCGAAAGGCATTACGCATGGCCGATGAAGCTCGGCTCACCGCCGAAGAGCTGAACGCCATCGAGTTCACCAAGGCGATGCGCGGCTACACCATGCACGAGGTCGACACGTTCCTCGACCAGGCAGTGCAGGAGCTGGCCCGGCTGCAGGCCAAGCGCAACGGCGAGTACGCGCCGTCGACCCCGCGGCTGACCCCTCTGGCCATCGAGCACAAGGTCTTCAACAAGGCGATGCGCGGCTATGCCATGCACGAGGTGGACGCTCTCCTCGACCGGCTCGCCGAGGAGCTCACCCGCCTGCACCGGGAGGAGCGCTGGATCGCGTCCAGCATGATCGGTCGCCCGTCCGCCGTGCCCGGACTCACGCCCGAGGAGATCCAGCGCAAGCAGTTCACGATCGCGATGCGCGGCTACACCATGAGCGAGGTCGACGCGTTCCTCAACGAGGCGGCCCGGGAGCTGACCCGCCTGCGGGCCGAGCGCGGCCACGGCTTCCGCCCCACCCCGCACCGGCTGACCGCTGACAACCTGCGGAGCTGGCGGTTCTCCCGGGCGATGCGCGGCTACGTCATCCAGGAGGTCGACCAGTTCCTCGACCGCCTCTCCGACGAGGTCACCCGCCTCCTACGCGACAGCACGCCGTAGTTGGCATCCGGGCAGCACGCCGTAGCCGGCATCCCGGCAAGCCGGCGTCGGCGGGGGTGCACGGCCAGGACCAGCGAGGACGCGCCGCAGCGGGCATCCTGGCAGCATGCCATGGCCGGCATCCGGCCGGCACGCCATGGCCGGCATCCCGCCAGCACGCGTAGCCGGCATCCCGCCGGCACGCGTAGCCGGCATCCCGGCAGCACTGGACATTGACGGGGCAGGCAGCCTCGCGTACGCGGTAGTCTCCCGTCTCCAAGCTCGCAAGGCGGACGAGGCAGACGGCTCGCTCGAGAGAGCGCGAGGGCCCGCCGGACCGGGCTCCAGCCGCGCACGCGCAAGGGGGGGCCATGCCGCGACGTTGGTGGGCTGTGCTGGGACTGCTGGCGCTGGCCGGGACGGGCGCCGTCGGCGTCAAGGCGCTCGGCCAGACGCTCGAGGCCAGACACGAGCTGAACAGCTCGCGAGACAAGCTGGCCCGGGCGAGCGGCTTCGCCGCCGGGTCGCTCCCCGAGCGGCTCGCCCTGGTCGACCAGGCCGCCATCGACGCCGAGACGGCCCGGCTCGAGCTGGCAGGCGGGCCGGTCCGCCTGCTCAGCTTCGTGCCGTTCCTCGGCCGGGACGTGCGCGTGGCCCAAGCCGTGGCCGCCACCGCGGGCGAGACCGTCCAGGCAACCCGCCAGGTCGTGACCACCCTCGAGCCCCTCGAGCACCAGGGCCCGAACGCGGCCACCCTCGAACGGGCGTCAACCGCCCTGCTCGGGCTGCACAGCGTGCTCGACCAGGGGCTCCATGACGTCCGGCGGGCCAAGCCGCTGGTCGCCAGCCGCAGCGCCCGCACCCAGTTCCTGACCGCGGCCGGGTCGGCCAGCCGCACCGCCTTCCAGGTCGGCGAGGGCCTCAAGCTAGCCAGCCGCCTCTACGGCCCGGCCGGTACAGCCCGCTGGTTCCTCGCCTTCCAGAACCCCGCCGAGCTGCGCGGCACCGGCGGCCTGATCGGCGAGTACGGCATCCTCGAGTCCAGCCCCGGCGGGCCCAAGCTGACCCGCGTGGCGCCATACGGTGAGCTGGACGCGAAGATCAAGAACGGCGTGGACCTGCCGGCCGGGGTCGCTCCGCGCTACGACCGGTTCCCCGTCGGCTCGGCGTTCTGGGCTGTCAACATCCCGCCCGACCTGCCCACCGTCGGCGGGACCATCACCCGGCTCTACCAGCAGGTCACAGGCCAGCGGGTCGACGGGGTGATCGTCCTCGACCCGCTGGCCGTCGCCGAGATCCTGCGGGTCGGAGGCCCCGTCAACGTCGGCGGCACCCAGCTCGACAGCGCCAACGTCGTCCGCGAGACCCTCGTGCAAGCCTACGTCCGCTACGCGACCGACAACCTGGCCAGGCAGCGCTACCTGCAGCAGATCGCGAGGCAGTCGCTCTTCGCGTTCCAGCGGGCCGTGCAGTCCCGCCCGGTCGAGCTGGTCAAGGGCCTGGCCACGGCCGCGCGAGGGCGGCACCTGCAGCTCTACTCGACCGACCCTGACGGCCAGCAGGCCCTGCTCGACCTGGGCGTCGCCGGCAGCGCCGCCGCCCCCCGCGACGGCGGCGACTACCTCATGCCGGTCAGCGTCAACACCGGCGGGAACAAGATGGACGCGTTCCTGCGCCGCAGCATCAGCTACCGGGTGAAGCTCCTGCCCGACGGCGGCGCCAGGGCGGTCGCGTCGGTCACCCTGCGCAACACCGGCCCCTCGACGGGACTCCCCCGCTACATCCTCGGCCCCTACGACGCGCGCTTCCGGGCCGGTGAGAACAACCAGCTGCAGACGCTGTACGTCGCTGGCGCGTACGGCTTCGCCTCGGCCACCGTCAACGGCCAGCCAGCCCGCGCCGAGGCCGAGGCCGAGCTGGGCGGCCTCGCCCTCTCCCAGGCGGTCGACGTGCCCGCCCGCAGCACGGCCACGGTCAGCTACAACCTGACCCGCCGCGAGGCGGTCGAGATCGTCGACCGCGACCACCTGCGCTACCGGCTCCTGCTCCGCCCCCAGGCGACCGCCTGGCCCGACCAGGCCCAGGTCTCGGTGACCCCGCCGCCCGGCTGGCGCTTCGGTGACTTGCCGGCCGGGTTCCAGCTGAACGGTCAGGCGGCCGCCTGGTCCGGCCCGCTCGACCGGGAGCAGACGCTGTCCTTCGAGCTCGTGCCGGTGCGGTAGCCGTCGTGTGGGCCGCCGCTCGTCGCCTGTCCCCCGCCCGGACTGGCCTCATGGCCCCATCGAGCCATTCACAACTTTCGTCCTTGTCTGGGTCCACAGGCCCCCGTACGTTCCTGACCCGCCGGGAAGGCGATCCCCGGCGATCGACAGGCACGTCCGGAGCCTTCGGCTGCGGGCGCGCTGGGGGGGCAGCACCGACCACAAGGAGGAACCACATGCGGAAGGTCCTTTCCGCAGTCGCCATCGCAGTCGGTCTGACGATGATCGGCGCGCCCGCTTTCGCGGACCCGCCGCTGCAGGTCAAGCCCAGCAAGGTCCGCCCGGGCGACGAGATCTCCGTCTCCGGGCGCTGCCCGTCGCACAGGGGCGGCACCGTCGAGATCACGCTGGCCGGCAAGCACGTCGTCAAGGTGCGGGCGGACAGGAAGGGCCGGTTCTCCGGCGAGGGCACCGTCCCGGACGTGAAGCCAGGCAGGCGCGAGGTCCGCGCCATGCGCGGCAGGGAGACCTGCGGCGACAAAGACATCACCGTCCTCGGCCGCGCACCGGTCAAGTTCTCCGTCATCCCCCGCCGGGTCGAGCGCGGTGGCGTGGTAACGATCTCGGGCGGCGGCTGCAAGCCCGGGTCCAAGGTCATCTTCTACCTGGACGGCAGGAAGATCGGAGCGAAGACGTCGTCAAGGAGGGACGGGAGCTTCCACGACACCGCCAAGATCCCGAGGAAGACCTCCCTCGGCAAGCACACCATCACCGCCGTCTGCAACGGCAAGGTGGTCGGCTCGGCCAAGATCCGCGTGGTGGAGGAGTACCCGGGGACGGACGGGCGCTCGAGCACGCTCGCGGTCTCGCGGTCGACCGTCGCCGCCGGCACGACGGTGTCCCTGGTGACCACGCCATGCCCGACCGGCACGGCGGACGCCGCGCTGAACGACACCAAGCTCGTGCTCGCGTCCCCGGCCCGCTCCGGCGGCCTGTTCAGCACGACGATCCCGAAGGGCACGCCCGCCGGCACCTACACGCTGGCCGCCCGCTGCGACGGCCGGGTCGCCGGGGTCGCGACTGTGCGCGTCACGCCGGCCGCCCAGGCGCTCCCGGCCCAGGCGACCAGCCTTCCGTCGACCCACGCGAACATCGTGCCCGGCCTGGCGGCCGGCGTCGCGCTGATCGTCGCCGGTGCGCTGACGCTCCTGCGCATCAAGCGGCGCCGCGGGGCCCAGGTGGTGCGGTAGCACGCCCCGCAGGCTCCGCCGTACCGCGCCTGGCCGGCGGCCCCCGAGTCCGCCGGCCAGGCGGTGCCTGGTCGGGCCTGCTCCCCGCGCGGCGCCACGACAACCCTCCCACAAGCACAGCAACCGCCCTGGCTAGCATCTTGACCCGATCGAGCTATTAAAGAATTTCGTCTTGTTGAAACGGGGCGCCCTCGGTTAGGTTGCCGAGCCGTTGGCACAGCACCGCAGCGATCGGAAGGCGAACGGACGCGACCTGCGTCCGGCGCGCTCCGGGGGCAAGTCCCGATCAAAGGAGGAAGTGCATGCGCAAGGCGCTCCCAGCGCTTGGCGTCGCAGTCGTGTTGACGCTCTTCGGCGGCCCCGCGGACGCGGCTCCGTCGCTCAAGGTCTCACCAGGCGTGGTCCACGTCGGCGACAAGGTCAGCGTCGCCGGCAGGTGCCCGAGGAACAGCTCCCGCAACGTCACTATCGAGGTGGCCGGCAAGGTCATCGTCCAGACGAGGGCCGGCCGGAACCGCAGGTTCTCGTCGAAGGGCAGAGTGCCCAACGCCCCGGGGGCGCGCGCGGTGCGCGCCGAGTGCGGCAGCAAGCTGGCCGGAACCGGGAAGGTGACGATCGTCCGGGACCCGGCCTTCTCGGTGTCGCCGACGACGGTCGAGGCCGGCGGCACCATCAGGATCTCGGGGACGGGCTGCCTGCCCAAGAGCAAGGTGAACTTCTTCCTCGACAGCTTCTCGCGGATCGGGTCGACGCCCGCCGACCGCGAGGGCGACTTCTCCAAGCGGGTGAAGCTGTCCAAGCGCCTGGCCGTCGGACGCCACCAGGTCACCGCGAGCTGCAAGGGCCAGACGTTCGGCCCGGTCACGATCACCGTGCGGGCCAAGTACCCGGCCGCGGACGCGCGCAGCAGCACGGTGGCGGTCTCCCGGTCGACCGTCACCGCCGGCAGGACCGTCGCCATCTCCGCGCCGAGCTGCGACAACGGCACCGCCGACGCGTCGCTGGACGACCAGCGGCTCGTCCTCGCCGCGCCCGTGCGCCAGGGTGGCGTCTACAGCGCCAACGCGACGATCCCAAGCGGCACGCCGGCGGGGACCTACCGCATCGTCGCCCGCTGCAACGGCCGGGTCGACGGCGCTGCCACCGTCCGCGTCGTGGCGGCGGACCAGCTCCTGCCCACGAACGCGACCGGCCTCCCGTCCCAGCGGACCAACATCCTGCCCGGGCTCGGAGCCGGCCTCGCCCTGATCATCGCCGGCGGCCT is a genomic window containing:
- a CDS encoding IS701 family transposase: MPNRLPCPPAPGPLEDYAAQFDPLFARLAQRRGFRAYLQGLLLPRDRNKTLTALAGAEPVVGARHPAVQGLQWFLTESTWDADQVNQRRIELLLGDPATAPHDQGVLVIDDTGDRKAGTKTAHVARQYLGSVGKTDNGIVAVTSLWADERVYWPVHTVPYTPACRLPKGKRDPAFRTKPQLAADLVEAAREAQIGFRAVVADCFYGDNAGFTEALGAATVAYVLAVKPRKGVWAPAEAVHTPREAAAELAWTSPEQPGDWTPVVRRFRDGHTQTWWAADVPLPAAGWGPDRRIRLVVATTDPATLPKLTTWYLVTNLPHPRRHGRARAPFAPADLAEVVRLYSLRNWVEQSYKQVKGELGWADFQVRSDRAIRRHWQLVCCAFSFCWQAWFAEHPPPLRPPDEQAADEAAVWGDRTGQHPEQARHGGGLAGDAAPGPRLVDPVGRARALVAGVVGYAPAGPARDAA
- a CDS encoding DUF4012 domain-containing protein, which gives rise to MPRRWWAVLGLLALAGTGAVGVKALGQTLEARHELNSSRDKLARASGFAAGSLPERLALVDQAAIDAETARLELAGGPVRLLSFVPFLGRDVRVAQAVAATAGETVQATRQVVTTLEPLEHQGPNAATLERASTALLGLHSVLDQGLHDVRRAKPLVASRSARTQFLTAAGSASRTAFQVGEGLKLASRLYGPAGTARWFLAFQNPAELRGTGGLIGEYGILESSPGGPKLTRVAPYGELDAKIKNGVDLPAGVAPRYDRFPVGSAFWAVNIPPDLPTVGGTITRLYQQVTGQRVDGVIVLDPLAVAEILRVGGPVNVGGTQLDSANVVRETLVQAYVRYATDNLARQRYLQQIARQSLFAFQRAVQSRPVELVKGLATAARGRHLQLYSTDPDGQQALLDLGVAGSAAAPRDGGDYLMPVSVNTGGNKMDAFLRRSISYRVKLLPDGGARAVASVTLRNTGPSTGLPRYILGPYDARFRAGENNQLQTLYVAGAYGFASATVNGQPARAEAEAELGGLALSQAVDVPARSTATVSYNLTRREAVEIVDRDHLRYRLLLRPQATAWPDQAQVSVTPPPGWRFGDLPAGFQLNGQAAAWSGPLDREQTLSFELVPVR
- a CDS encoding DivIVA domain-containing protein, translated to MADEARLTAEELNAIEFTKAMRGYTMHEVDTFLDQAVQELARLQAKRNGEYAPSTPRLTPLAIEHKVFNKAMRGYAMHEVDALLDRLAEELTRLHREERWIASSMIGRPSAVPGLTPEEIQRKQFTIAMRGYTMSEVDAFLNEAARELTRLRAERGHGFRPTPHRLTADNLRSWRFSRAMRGYVIQEVDQFLDRLSDEVTRLLRDSTP